One window from the genome of Parasteatoda tepidariorum isolate YZ-2023 chromosome 8, CAS_Ptep_4.0, whole genome shotgun sequence encodes:
- the LOC107453541 gene encoding hydroxyacylglutathione hydrolase, mitochondrial, translating to MKVSILGALDDNYMYLIIDESTGKAAIVDPVEPNKVLKAADDAKVDLTTVLTTHHHWDHAGGNAELVKQKKGLQVLGGDANIDGLTDKVSHGDEFKIGNLNVKCLLTPCHTRGHVCYFVEDPSGGDPAVFTGDTLFYAGCGKFFEGTADQMYEALVVILGALPDQTMVYCGHEYTANNLLYAHHVEPENEVIEKRLEWAKTKKAAGEPTVPSTIGDEKLLNPFMRVLRNEVKRHAKLEDPVAVMDFLRNEKNHFARRT from the coding sequence ATGAAAGTATCTATTTTAGGAGCTCTTGATGACAATTATATGTACTTAATAATTGATGAAAGTACTGGAAAGGCAGCTATTGTCGACCCTGTGGAGCCCAATAAAGTGTTGAAGGCAGCAGACGATGCCAAAGTGGATCTCACGACGGTGCTCACTACTCACCATCACTGGGATCACGCGGGTGGAAATGCGGAATTAGTGAAACAGAAAAAAGGTTTGCAAGTCCTTGGCGGCGATGCTAATATCGATGGATTAACTGACAAAGTCTCTCACGGCGACGAATTTAAAATCGGAAACTTAAACGTGAAATGTCTGCTAACGCCGTGTCACACCAGAGGGCATGTCTGTTATTTTGTAGAAGACCCATCAGGAGGGGATCCAGCTGTTTTTACCGGAGACACGTTGTTTTATGCCGGTTGCGGAAAATTCTTCGAAGGTACTGCCGATCAAATGTACGAAGCGCTCGTTGTCATCCTCGGTGCACTGCCCGATCAAACGATGGTCTACTGCGGTCACGAGTACACTGCAAACAATCTTTTGTACGCACATCACGTTGAACCCGAAAATGAAGTCATTGAAAAAAGGCTAGAATGGGCGAAGACGAAGAAGGCTGCAGGTGAACCCACTGTTCCCTCAACTATCGGAGATGAGAAACTTTTGAATCCTTTTATGCGCGTCCTTCGGAATGAAGTCAAAAGGCACGCAAAGTTAGAAGATCCGGTGGCTGTGATGGACTTTCTCAGGAATGAAAAGAATCATTTCGCAAGACGCACTTAA